GCAGCTGGGAGTTTTCCGGTATTCCAGTCGACAGCAACTTTCATGTTCTCGGCAGATGCGCGGCAAATGATAACAGAAGATGCGTTTTCCATTTCGAGGCATCATTTCGTGGCGCGGGCAAAaccattttccgcattttctcGGCCAATTTTCGTTGCCTCTGCGTGATGTTCACAACTTGGCGGTGAAAGAACCAGCGATGGAAAGTGCGGGGagcaaaaatagcaacaagagcaaaaagaaagaatcAAAGCATTCAACTCCTGTtcagcagcaaacaaacagcaaagaGGCGGGAAACAACAATATTGTATTTTGCTgaaggggaagggaaggggAATGGGAAAGGTACGAAGAGCCCGGGGGCTCCAGAAGTCTGCtgaagcaataaaaataataatcgaACTGCAGCCGCATTGCGTTGGCCGCAAAGTTATTGCCCATTGGCTCTGATCGATTGGGCCAACAAGGTGGCCAAGAGGGGCAAGAGGGGCAAGAGCGGTGATCTGAGCCAAGAGAAATgacagaaaacagaaattgCCGTTGGGCAGCGATGGTAATTTGATAATTGGCAAAGCTCTCTGCTCGAGAGTTGCATAACATGGGGTTGAGAGTGGAGcatttcaaattaaagaaGAACATGATTTGCTTAAGTCTTAAATCTTAAGTTGCGTATCATTAATCAAAGCTCCATCCTTAGACCGAAGTCTAGCTAAGGCGTGTAAATGAATTCAAAATCAATGGCTTATTTGAAATTAAGCCATCTTCAAGGAAACCGCAGCGATCCCTAAACCTCTTTCGAGAAATACCCAGATGACCCCGATCTCCAGCCCTCTAATGCTTATTACGGCTAACCAGAGAGCAGAGATTACCCAACCGACTAACCGACTAACATTTGCCACTTCATTGCCCTGCCTGCCACTTACCGCCGAACGCCGAGCCATAATCGAAGTTGGCCAAATCACTGCTCCCCATTTACCTTCGATGGGTAGAAGGTAATCCTGCCCAGCGATTGTTACCAATCCTAATCATACACATAAAACCGCTCGGTCTAATGAACTCCTGATCCGGAATGTCTCACTAAGTCTACTGCAGTGGGATCTCTGGATTATGGGAACTCTGCGATCTCGGAGTATAGAAAATCTCATTCGCAcgccaaattgatttcaatcAGCGAACAATAAAGCAATTTCCTTAGAATTTCACACTTCAATTcaccgactgactgactgcatTACCACCGACTGGCTGGCTTGACCCAGTGCTCCACAATCGCCTGGCAATCTGGCAATCTGGCGAACAATATGAATGGATATACGGCTGGCCAAATGCCCAAATCAGCCGCGAAGTTGGTGCAATTCTTTGGCACCTTTGCAGCTGACAATGAGTTGGGGAAATTGCGGGGAGCAGAGGTAGAGGGGGTGAGTGAGCAGCTGCTGCGCCTCCGCACACTTCTAATATTGGACGTCGGACGACGCCCACCGGTGGCCTGGGCGATGATTTATGAGGCGGCTCCTCCATTTGCGGCTAAAGCTCAGCCAAAGAGAGGTGAAAACTCGGCTTCAAGGGTGTGAAAAGTGGCAAATGAGTTGCTTGTTGTTTGCGCCAGCACAGAATCTTGGataatgcaaaacaaaatgcccGCAAATTGCCGACACGACCGACCGGATCTGGAAGATCTGGCTCTGGAGAAGCCCCACCGCCCCACCACCACTCCTTTCCAAGCAGCAGCACTCAAGATTAATCGCCAGGGCTTTGAAGTGACGCCAAGTTTGGTGTCAAAAACtgcggcaaacaaaaagcggcaCTTGAAGAGAAAGAGGCGAGCGAGCGGCGACTGTTAATGAAGCACAATCGCTCACTGagaaatagttttatttagtAATAGATAGTCATAGTTGATGgtgttttgcttttgattaTTTAGAGATCGTTCAATCTCATGGGGGCAGTTTAATTTACTAAAAAGAATCGAAATAGCTTTCGTATTTATTTCTCAGGATAGACATACGATTTAAGTCGCATAATTTTTGGCAGTGCAGCTATCCCAAAGTCTATCTGGAGTCCCAGTCGCAGACCCAGTTGGCTTCCCATGTGGGCCCACCCACGCATCTCTCTTCAGCGGCACTTGGCATTAAGCCAAGTCGAGTGTTGAAGTCGactcttattttatttgcagctGCGGCTGTGATCGGGATACAGCCGAATAACGGCAGATCCCCCCATTATGTTGAGCCACCCACTCAAGCCAGGTGGAGTGGAAAGGATGAAACTCGAGATCATAAAGGAACCGAGCAGATCGCCGTGGAGAGCTGGCAACTTGGCAACTTGAACTTGCCCCCGGCTGAGGATGGATGGGGATTGATTACAAGCGGATCACAGCGGATCAGGATAAATAAGGTAAACATCATTAGATTGAGGTGAAAACTGGTCTTCGATCTTTGTTTGCCATAATGACGAATTGCTATTCTTCGTGATGGAGACGGGAAGGCACAGGAAGGAGCGCTCGAAGATTAGAGTATCATTTGCATAGATCGATCCGATTGTTTTAGAGCCTCTGCGGATTTGCCTTAATGATGATAGTCATGGTGGAGAAGACAGGCGCAGAATAAAGAAAAGAGATAGAGCCAAATTGCTGATGTTTTGGAAGAGCCTCTTCTCGGAATATTTGAGACTTTCtcatatatttgtttatagaGCTGAATTCAAGATATCGATTTACTAGCGATAAGTTTGTATAGGAAGATGCTGTCTATAAAAGaactctcttgtttttcagcTTGATGATAAACATTAAAGATTTAGTAAACCACACAGTTCGCTCTTCGAGTTGACTATCTGCAATTATAGCTTGActctttcatttgcattttccactcCAAGCAAACTCCACATCTCAAATATCCTTAGACCCTGGTAAGCCACTGACCCCGCTAACGTTTAACGACTATTAACCCACGGCAACCCTTAACACTTGGCACCTATCGCCCACCCAAAGCCCCGCTCTTCCGCCTTTCGAGACCACCGGCTTTGATTTCCCAGAAGCCCCACAACCGCCGTTTTGCACATATTTCTACTTAGTGCAACGACTTTAAACGGCAACTTACCAAAGTGAAGCAAAACCCAGATGAGGAAAACTGGGGGAGCcgaagaaaaaaggaaaacttttaCCACAAATCGGATTTCCTGCATCGATTTGCGGTCTTCGCACGCGCCTCGAACTGAAAAGCGATGCATTAAGTAGATCATAGAGCAACGACTGCCTTTTAAAAGATCGCATCTCTTCGAAACGAGAGCGACCAGAATCCAGAATGCAGAATCGCAGCTCGATATAAGAATCAAAGACAACGCACAACACGAATGCCAGAGATGTTTCCCAAGGAAATAGAAGAGATTCCTCTGCTGGCCCCGCTTTTCCAAGAAGCCATCCaaagccaccagccaccagccagcaGAAGAAGGAAACGTGTGCGCGGCTGACAAGTTTTTCCCTTATTTGCCAATTGTCGGCCGCGCCACAAGCATATGGATGACATCGCCGTCAAGTCCAGTTTTCCAGGCCGGAGTGGAGTGCTTCTCAAGAGCTCGTGGGGAAAGATTGGAAAATCAATCACATATTTGACTGAGATAGCTACAGTTTAAGCCTACCTTTAATATATGTTTCTTTGGCTCTTTGGGATCGATTAATACACATACAGCTGTGGAAGCTACAGTTCTTCCGGAGTTTTCATGAATGTAAGTTAGGAAGGGCATTACATATGCTATTGAACTCTTCATAAACTCTAATAGTTGAATACTGTCTATTAAAGCCACGATCTCAACGAGCTAGCATGGGCGTACAACATCCATTAAAGTGAGAACTATTAAAGTCGAAAGCTGCCTGTAACTTATTCTATTTATGAGCCCATCCTGAATAgagaacccagaacccagaaccctGTTCTATTCAATGGATACTGGGTGTGGAGAACAAGTTTCGCCCGGAGTCAATGCCTGATTCCAGCATTCCACCTCCTGACAACGTGCCAAAATAGCCCTGAAGGTTTCTATCGAAGGGCCCAACTCCCAACTAATTGCCTGGGCACGCCTTCAACTTCTTTGCAAAATAGAGAAGGGGAGAAGGGGGAACTCATCAAGCGCCGATGCATATTCATAGTCATAACGAGATTTGAGATTTGAGGTCTCTCATGTTCACACAATCATCCTCTGCTCCGGCGACTGGAGACACTCCTCATAACTGCACAATTACctgattattttaattagccaaaaagtgcaattaaaGTAAAAAAGTTGAGCAAGtgcaggaaaaaattgaggtGACAACACATAGGAAATGTCTAAATATACGAACAAAAGCTGGCGATGGCATAAATCACCGGCGAGGGGAAACGGGCGAGCGGGCAAATGGGGAAACTGTAACTGCAAACAAGTTAATGAATGTATCTGAGAGATACATCTGCATGGAGCGAAAGACTCGAGACTCGACAAATAGAGTTGgccgaaaagcaaaaagcggCTATAAAAAGCGTTAAcacgacaacaacagcaattggcaaacaataaaatacacTTAGCAGCCGCAGAAGAAGCGAATACACTACACTAAATTGCTGTTCACAATTCTCGCAGAGTCCAGCcagcaaaggcaaataaatttttctGTCTGCCCGATGTGGGTCAGCAAGAAAAGCCTCCCCCTTTCCATTTTATAGAAAGAAGATTTCAATGCCAGCGGCAGGCATTTCCATCAGCCAACTCTGCAACTCTTTCTCTCGCGTGTTAGTTAGATTTTAACTACCGTTTAAGAAGAATCGCACGGATACTCTCAATCTCAATTCTTCCCAACTCTTCTCAACTGAACTCcaatccactccactccactccactgctGGCTGCGTTCATTAATCACCTTCAGTCGGTCCAAAGAGTCAATTCCGAACAGCCTGCCAAATGTGTTCCACGCAACCGCTCAATCTCCGTATCTTTTGGGTGCCTGGAACGAGGCGCACATTTGGCTTTTATCACTCGATCCGCACCAAATAAACTACAAAGCCTCTAACGCAAAAACAGAGGAATACTTATTCGTGTGCCAGATTTTCGCGCATTTGCGGCTTGCGTGAAGAATTTCCTATCGGTCAAGACGGAGGAAAATTCTGTTGCAGCTCCTAATGGGTTTTTGGATGCGAAAACAATCTGCATAGACTGCGAATAGCACCTCCATAAAGCACAGAAGTTGCATAAACTCTTTAAAAGTGCCTTTGATTTGCCTTAGCTTGGGTTTGTAGAGTGAGAAGAAAGATAGGCAGCATTTCTTTTACGAGCAtaagtatttcatttattcCGGGACGATATCGGTTGAGCTTCTTCCAAAGTTTAACCGTGGTAGATGTGGTGTCCGTAGGCGGGAACAGCGTAGGACTTCAGCACAGGCACATGCTGCACCACTGGCACATGCTTCACCACTGGGACGTGCTGCACCACCGGAACGTGTTTCACCACCGGCACGGACTTCACCACGGGCACCACGCTAGCCACAGGGATCACTCCGTAAGAGGGCTCGATGTAGCCAGGAGCAGCGAAAGCCACGGCAACCAGGGCGAAGAACACAGCGATCTAAAGAGAGATTGTTGATTATGAACAAACCAAGGTGTATTACTATTCCATGCACTTACAATGCGGAACATTTTGGTATTTGGTTTTAGATTTGCAACTTGACTGGGAGATATTGTCACTAGGCTGCTAGTCGGACGACTGTTGATGTTGACCAATGGATCAGTTAGTTTATATAGCCAAAAATCACTTCAATAATGACTTCTAAACGAGCAAACGTGTTTGGCCATAATTCTTCGGTTTAGTTGATAGAATGGATCTATCAGTTGACCTCATGTAGGTGCGTCAAATAGGTCTTTTTTGTGGTCGTGACCTTGGTTCTTGGCTCATCACAAACGCGTGAAGCGATCGCTATAATGACAATGGTCTTGGAAGTAAACAATAATAGGCAAACGGATCTGAAAACAGCCAACAATTGAGGAGTCATTGAATGGAGATTATGTCCAAAGGTTAGGCAATAACGACCGATAACGGGAAGTTCGCCGCTGGAGATGAAACCAAATAGAATGCGCATTAATCGAACATACCAATTTGGAGATAATTAAACTGGTTTGGCGCGTGGCACTCGAACAGAAGTCATTTGGGGGCTATTTTCGGCTGAGGTGCTAACTACTATATATAATGATTCCACAGATGGTCAATCATCAACAGTCGTCCGGCTCACTCAAACGTTTGATAACCACAGACTTTCAGCTCTCAgctcaaaacaaaacactaaAATGTTCCGCTTCGTAAGTGCAAGGAACTATAGTATATCCTCAGGATTGCTTATAACGAATATTATCTCTTTAGATCGCTGTGTTCTTCGCCCTGGTTGCCATGGCTCTTGCTGCTCCTGGCTACATCGAGCCCTCTTACGGAGTGGTTCCTGTGGTGAAGTCTGTTCCGGTGGTGCAGCATGTCCCGGTGGTGCAGCACGTCCCAGTGGTAAAGCATGTGCCAGTGGTGCAGCATGTGCCTGTGCTGAAGTCCTACGGTGTGCCCGCCTACGGACACCACATCTACCACGGTTAGACTAGCACAACCCTTTTTGAATCGACTCGGCATTAATAAACTACCAAACAAATCGAACATTTTCTTACTTTCTTTTGGTTCAATTATCTATTATATCTTTCTGTTAGTTTACAGCAATGCACTTTACTATTATTATGTAGTACACAGATGTATAGCTCAACTTAATGATGTACGTTTTTCCCTGCATAAAGGAAATCATTCTTGTAAAACAAGGTACTTAACACCCTTTGGTGGCCAgcactttccattttcctcatTTTACAGCTGGGAAAATTGTTTTATGGTCCGCAGCATCAAGTGGCTTCAATGGCTCGCTGATTATTTTATGAgacattttgttaaattttgtTAAATGTAATTTCACCTCGCACATTTTGTTATTTGCGAATAGTGACACATAAAGTCGTTAACAAGGTGACAAGTGTCCAGGGGAAATTTCTGCGTCTCTGCATTTTTTCGTctcttcattttttcgtttcatCATTAATCAGCGGAATAAAGAGACGCCTCtaaactgcagctgcatccTCTCCTCATCTACGactccccctcctcctccgtcGTGTCCATAAAACCCAGTCCCAGCTCGTCTTTAATTTGAGCCAATTAAACTGGCGACAAAGCACAGCCTTCCACTCAAAGCCAAACACTCGACACACTCTTAGAGCCAACCGCCTTTCCCTTTGGCTTTTCCCCCGGTTTGCTGCGGTTCGATCTGGCGACAATGATGAACCTGAGTGGATCGTACATGAATGTTTCattgtttttcatttggggCTTTACTCGATTCGGGTTATTAAATCGCTGGCTAGAAAAACTCTCAAGCGATTTGgtagaaacaaaaaaaaaacaaaccaaaaaccataGAAATAAGCagacaaaaatataaaaataaattgtgttCGAAAGTCGATTTTGTGAACATGCTTTTGGGGCCTTTTTgtggctgcttttgtttttcctattGCCAAAAGATTTATTGTTACCGTTTTCTTCTTAATTTTCCccacatttcatttcggtttcggttttagtttcagtttcagattggtttggttttacAGCCTGCTGCTACCATTCAGGTAGGTTCCACTTCCTTCCACTTCCCAgtttaaagtaaatttctCGCCCAGAGTTTggcaattttatttctctaTTAGGGGGAAAAATAGTAATTTGCTGCTCGACTATGACGAAATCATTTGATCCGCCTCACATGTGACGtagtctttttttttggggcctGTCTCTCCTTTTGTgtggtttttcattttttattggtCTGTGGTAATGACTTCATCGTCGCAGTCGCCGTCGCCCAGCCGCCCGAGATCCGCAGTTCATTTGATAAATTATCCAACAGtttgtaataatatttttcttggcCACTCGGGGGGAGTTGCCTGCGATGTGGTGTgcctgcttttgttttctttttgttaattatccgctttaattgttaatttaaatcacGAAGGAAAGTGAAACTCGATTGAACTCGAGAGACCCCAGTTCATCTCCATCTCGTGTGTGGAATTGGGCGTGTTCCGGATCGATGAAGGAAAGAAAGGTTTTCAAATACTTTGAGCCATAGTTGCGTAGGCTTTCAGTTTCAATGTTTCGGTAATAATGTAATCCAGTTCCAACTCAAAGCACTTTTTAATGCCATTTCAAACACACTTAATTGCCCCGAGTACCTCGTGACCTCAATCAACACCTCAACGGCTAAGTGACTGCACGTGACTGCATATTGCAATTCAGTTAGGCCCAAGTTCGACCGAACTAtgccaaataaaatggaaagttTATTTAAAGGTTCATTTAACGCGAAAGTTGAACTATAACCGAACCGAACTGGACAACTGGACAAGTGGACAGCAGTCGTAACTGAATTTTAAGTGGTCTTGCACTAACTACTCTCCGGCTGGGCTAATTCGGTGGTGGATGTTTTATTGCCGCCCAGCAACGAGCCaccagcaactgcagctggccaCATGGGCCGCATCCAAGtccgactccaactccaactccagactggagctggagctggactGCAGCCAAGTTATTGGGCGAAAGGTTACAGCCAGCAATTGTTATGCAAATCTGGCGGAGGGAGATTGCCGCAAACACAATGGACACCCATTCGATAGAATCGGACAAGCGGCTCGGGCAGCGGACCAAATCGCAAATCGTAAGTTCccaattcgaattcaaatCCGAATCCTAGCGAGGCGAAGCATTCGAACATTTAAACATTCAGACATGAAATTATGACTGCCATAAAGTGGAGCACTTCCTCGACTCCCGCACACAAATCGGAATTGTCAATGCGATTATATAGTCGCAGCCGCTTAGCTAATCGCGCGGCCAGACTCCGAATTGCACCACCTTCACTTTTCCCGCGGCTTTTCCAGGGAAGCCACGGAAACCAGGGAAAACAAACTTATTTTCCCGCTTTATCatgctgcctgctgctgccgcttgtCTTGACCATTTTTGGAGGCCCAGGTTTGGCGGAAAACAAAGACATCCTGTCGTTGCAGGCGACAGGGAACATGAGAGTTTACGCCTCAGTTGACCAGAACAGCGAATGCCGAAAACACTGTGCTTGGCCATTAGTCCATGTGCTTGCTAAAGAGTTTATCTTTGATTaccattgaattttaaaaccTTTGTGGAGGAGGTATGTCTACAATCACAAACAACCAATTTTAAGTTGAGAAATTCTATTAATTCACTTTGGAGAAACTTGGCGAGTTTGGGGGCATTCCATTGAATAGTAGGTCCTCCCTCAGCTTTTTCCCACATaacacaaataaatttcaagcATAGCCACTGGGCTGGCTGGTTTCCAATATAAAAGGAGATTGCAGCCAGCACCTTGGGGAACCAGCAGAGATCTCCGCTCGTTATGGCCACCGACATTGTCCGGCAGCTGAcaaattttggattttgcttCACGGCGATCATCTCTCAATCTCAATCCCAATCTCAGTTTCAGACCCAATCTCGATCTCGATCGCCATCTTCCCCGGCTGCCATTCGGTCCACTTGGTCTGTGGCCAGTGGCTGTCTGTGCGGCTTGATTGCGTCGATCGGCTTGTGGAGTTGGAGCtgcaattggaattggaagTGGAATTGGAAGTGGAACTCTAGTTAACAGTTGGGACCTGGACACCGAATGCGTGTCTCCGCCCCCGGGAACTGCAgaagcaaccacaacaacaacggcagccGCAAACAATTGACAGAGACAAACGCCTAACAACTTATTGGAAATATGTTTAACCATTTTGGGCAATTGACATTTGCTCGATGCTGCCTAGTTCGCGTTCGCAAAGCAAAGCTCTATCTGCGAGACTCTCTTTCTCCCATCGACAGCGTGACAAAACAATTGTCGTA
This genomic interval from Drosophila teissieri strain GT53w chromosome 3L, Prin_Dtei_1.1, whole genome shotgun sequence contains the following:
- the LOC122617550 gene encoding uncharacterized protein LOC122617550 yields the protein MFRIIAVFFALVAVAFAAPGYIEPSYGVIPVASVVPVVKSVPVVKHVPVVQHVPVVKHVPVVQHVPVLKSYAVPAYGHHIYHG
- the LOC122618365 gene encoding uncharacterized protein LOC122618365, with the protein product MFRFIAVFFALVAMALAAPGYIEPSYGVVPVVKSVPVVQHVPVVQHVPVVKHVPVVQHVPVLKSYGVPAYGHHIYHG